Genomic segment of Pseudomonadota bacterium:
GCCTGCAGAGCATTCCCGCAGATGTGCTTGAGGCGGCCCGCATCGACGGCGCGTCTCCGCTGACCGCGTTCTTTCGCGTGACGCTGCCCCTGCTGCGGCCCACCCTGCTCGTGGCGCTTCTCTTTCGCACCCTCGACGCGTTCCGCGTCTTCGACATGGTGTTCGTGCTCACGCGCGGCGGACCCGGCAACGCCACGGAGTCGATCTCGTACCTCACGTATCTCACCCTCTTCCGGCAGTTCGACTTCGGCATGGGGTCCGCGCTCGCCGTGGTGACGTTCGCGTGCGTGCTGCTGGTGTCGTTCATGTTCATCCGCGTGCTGGGCGCGCGCCCGTCATGAGGCGCGCGGGGGACGCGGCCTTCGGCCTGCTCGTGCTCGTGGCGCTGCTCTCGCTGCTGCTGCCCTTTGCGGTGGTGGTGAGCACGTCGCTCAAAGCGCCGGGAGAGCTGCTGCAGAGAGCCCAGGACGGGGAGATGCCCTCGCTGCTCCCGCGCAGCCTCTTCATCGATACGATTGCGCTGCGCGTGCGCGGGCCGTCTTCGACAGCCCGGGCGGCGCAGCGAACCCTACGAGACCGTCTCGAGGCCCTGCGCGCAGAGACGCGGGTCGACCACTGGTCTGCGGTCATCGGCGAGACGGGCGAGGGGGAGGTGAGCGTGTCGTACGATCGACGGCTCGTCGGCCCGGCGGATGTGCAGCGGCTGGTCACCGATGCAGGCCTCTCGTTCACGCAGCCCGAGCCACCTCGACCCTGGCCCGTGCTGACGAGCTACGTCCGCGTGTTCACCCAGAACCCCTTCCATCTCTATCTGCTCAACAGCGCCGTGGTCGCCACGCTCACCACCCTGCTCTGCCTTCTCGTGGGGGGGACCTGCGCATACGCGCTGGCGCGCCTGCGCTTTCCGATGCGCGACGCGGTGCTGTCGCTGCTGCTGGCGGTGTCGATGTTCCCCCCCATCGCCGTGGTGAGCCCGCTCTTCCTCATCTTGAAGAAGGCGCATCTGCTCAACACCCATGCCGCGCTGGTGATTCCCTACACCGCCTTCGGTCTTCCCCTCACGGTGTGGACGCTCACCGGATTCTTCCGCGATCTGCCCCTCGAGCTCGAGGAGGCGGCGCGCGTCGACGGCTGCTCGCGCCTGCGCACGTTCGTCGAGATCTTCCTGCCGCTTGCCGGGCCCGGCGTCTTCACCTGCGCGATACTCGTGTTCATCTTTGCGTGGAACGAGTTCCTCTTCGCGCTGCTCTTCGTGACACGTGACGCCATGCGTACGGTCACGGTGGGCATCACGATGTATCCCGGTCAGTTCGACACCCCCTGGGGAACCATCTTTGCCGCGGCAACCATCGTCACGCTTCCCCTCATCGGCGTGGTGTTCGCGCTCCAGCGGCGCATCATTGAAGGCCTGACCGCGGGAGCGGTGAAAGGATGACGCCGTGGTAGACCTCCTGGCCTTTGGCGCTGACGCTGCTGATCTCGATGCCCTGACCGCCTACGCGGCCAGTCCGTTCACCCCCATCGCCGACGCCGTGCCCCTCCCGGATGAGCCGTTCGTGGCGGTCTGGCGCGCGTGGGCGCAGCAGGCGGAAGACGACGGGGCCTTCGCGACCTTGTCTCGTCATCTGCCCCAGCTGGCCTTCCCCATCGCCGCGGGCATGAGCCAGGCCTCAGACTATCGCGACGCGACGCTGCGGGGAGCGGATGTCTCTGGCCTGCCCGGCGCGACCGGGTTGAAGCTCGAGCAGCCGGAAGCGCTGCGCCTCGTGCTGCATGACACCCCCGCGGGCGCCGTGCCGGCGCTGCTCCCCCGCGGTCGGGCTGATTTCGAGAGCCTCGTGCGCGCGCTCGCAGGGCGCAACGAGCCGGTCGCGCTGCTCCCGTCGATGGGGGCGTGCACCGTTCAGGCCTACAACGACTGGGAGCGTCTGCGCGACTACCAGGCCTCCTGGATGTGCGGACATCCCGGGGAAGACTGGGGGGCCGAGCTTGCGCGGCTGCAGGCGCATCGCGAGGTGTACCAGGATCGCTTCCTGATTCTCAGCGATGGCGATTACAGCGGCGTGCCCGCGTCGCAAGCCAGCGTCGAGGCCAGCGCCTGGCGCGAGATGTCGGCCCGCATCCGCCTGCTGCATGAGTGCACCCACTACGTCACCCTGCGTCTCATGGGCAGCGCGCGAAACAACGCCATCGATGAGCTCATCTGCGACTTCGTCGGGTTCAGTGACGTGATGGGGCGCTTCGACGCCCGCCTCTTCCTGCGCGGCATGGGCATCTCTGTCGAGGGCGCCGGCGCGCCGGGGCCCTCGACCTGCGCCGAGGGCGGGCGCTTGCGCCAGTACGCATCGAGCCTCACGCCCACGGCCTTTCCGGTGCTGTGCGGCCTCGTGCGCGAGGCTGCGCTCACCCTCGAGCGCTTCGACGCGGCACGGCCGCGCACGAATGACGCCATGCTCGACAGCGTTGCCTTCATCTGGGCCATGGGCACCACGTCGGTCGTGGCCCTCGCAGGCGACGGCGGGCTTGAGCGCCTTCT
This window contains:
- a CDS encoding carbohydrate ABC transporter permease; the protein is MRRAGDAAFGLLVLVALLSLLLPFAVVVSTSLKAPGELLQRAQDGEMPSLLPRSLFIDTIALRVRGPSSTARAAQRTLRDRLEALRAETRVDHWSAVIGETGEGEVSVSYDRRLVGPADVQRLVTDAGLSFTQPEPPRPWPVLTSYVRVFTQNPFHLYLLNSAVVATLTTLLCLLVGGTCAYALARLRFPMRDAVLSLLLAVSMFPPIAVVSPLFLILKKAHLLNTHAALVIPYTAFGLPLTVWTLTGFFRDLPLELEEAARVDGCSRLRTFVEIFLPLAGPGVFTCAILVFIFAWNEFLFALLFVTRDAMRTVTVGITMYPGQFDTPWGTIFAAATIVTLPLIGVVFALQRRIIEGLTAGAVKG